DNA from Streptomyces rishiriensis:
GGGCTCGGCGAAACGGAACAGCGAGAACGGCGCGGACGTCCCCGGGTGCGGACCGGCCGCGAACTCGGAGATCTGCAGGGTGATCCGGTCGCGCTCGGCGAACTCGACCAGCCTGTCGAGCTGTTCGGACATCACCGCGGCGTCCGAGCTCACCGGGCGGCGCAGCACCGTCTCGTCCATCACCACCCACAGATGGGGCGGGTCGCCGGCCTCCAGCAGCCGCTGGCGCGCGAGGCGCAGCGACACATGCCGCTCGATCGACTCCGGGGTTGTCTGCCCGACGGTCCCGGCCTCCAGCACGGCGCGCGCATAGGCCTCCGTCTGGAGCAAGCCGGGCACGAAGTGCGGCTCGTACGAGCGGATCAGCCGGGCCGCGCCCTCCAGGCTCACGAACAGGCTGAACCATTCCGGCAGCACGTCGTGGTAGCGCTGCCACCAGCCGGGACGGTTCGCCTCCTCGGTGAGCGAGACGAACGCCTCGGCCTCCTCGTCGCCGACGCCGTACGTCTCCAGCAGCACCTGCACATAAGGGACCTTCAGCGCGACGTCGGCCGTCTCCATGCGCCGTACGGTCGCCGGGGCCACGCGCAGGGCGCGGGCCGCCTCCTCGCGGCCGAGGCCGGCCGCCTCACGCAACTCCTGCAGCCGCCTGCCCAGGACCACCTGGCCCACCGTGGGTGCGGGCCGTCGCTCACTCACCCCACGTCTCCCCTACGCGTCGAGGCACGCGGGCCAGTGTGTCACGTCCCGGCGTCACTCTCACAGGAACGGAGTCGAACGTTCATCTCCATTCCCGCCCGCGGCCCGGTCAGCCGATGAGCGAGTGGAGGTACTTCACCGTGGCCGGGTCCGCGGGGAGGAACGTCTCGACGGCCAGCTCGGCGACCGTCACGTCCATG
Protein-coding regions in this window:
- a CDS encoding helix-turn-helix domain-containing protein; this translates as MSERRPAPTVGQVVLGRRLQELREAAGLGREEAARALRVAPATVRRMETADVALKVPYVQVLLETYGVGDEEAEAFVSLTEEANRPGWWQRYHDVLPEWFSLFVSLEGAARLIRSYEPHFVPGLLQTEAYARAVLEAGTVGQTTPESIERHVSLRLARQRLLEAGDPPHLWVVMDETVLRRPVSSDAAVMSEQLDRLVEFAERDRITLQISEFAAGPHPGTSAPFSLFRFAEPELPDMVVTEYLSGALYLDDRKEVSAHLEVLDHMTTHAASAEHTKKILRDARAAL